One Oryza glaberrima chromosome 11, OglaRS2, whole genome shotgun sequence genomic region harbors:
- the LOC127755212 gene encoding cysteine-rich receptor-like protein kinase 6 isoform X1, whose protein sequence is MARQMRLQQLKDITGNFSKEQELGRGGFGVVYKAILKNGVSVAVKRLEVNPGIQDKQFKNEVNHLLGLKHQNIVQLLGYCDERQERLIYDEYQRKYICAEVQEKLLCYEYMPEGSLDGIIFDQSCGLEWCDCYAIIKGICKGLCYLHEECQRKPIIHLDLKPSNILLDDNLVPKIADFGLSRLFGEEQTRTCTTMVIGSIGYMAPEYYSEGEISSKSDVYSFGILILEILTGEKNQRSHVDPSGQRYISTVRNKWSRISKIMSQSSSLDADGCQQVVRCFKIGLNCVDLDPRRRPLASQIINMLPWECKKNEGMPSELVPKSSDGSCTSSAVTNHVTLVQVTHAHF, encoded by the exons ATGGCCAGGCAGATGCGACTACAACAGCTAAAAGACATCACAGGCAACTTCTCAAAAGAGCAGGAACTTGGTCGTGGTGGATTTGGAGTAGTCTACAAG GCTATTCTTAAAAATGGGGTATCCGTGGCTGTGAAGAGGCTTGAGGTCAATCCTGGAATACAGGACAAACAATTTAAGAACGAGGTTAATCATCTCCTGGGgctaaagcaccaaaacatagtACAATTATTAGGCTACTGTGACGAACGACAAGAGAGATTGATATACGATGAGTACCAACGAAAATACATTTGTGCTGAGGTGCAAGAAAAGTTACTCTGTTACGAGTATATGCCAGAGGGAAGCCTTGATGGGATAATTTTTG ATCAATCTTGTGGTCTTGAATGGTGTGACTGTTATGCAATTATCAAAGGAATATGCAAGGGTCTGTGCTACCTTCATGAGGAATGCCAAAGAAAGCCTATTATTCATTTGGACCTAAAGCCGAGCAATATATTACTGGATGATAACTTGGTGCCAAAAATTGCTGATTTTGGCTTGTCAAGGCTCTTTGGTGAAGAACAAACACGAACTTGTACCACAATGGTTATAGGATCAAT AGGTTATATGGCACCAGAGTACTACAGCGAAGGAGAAATCTCTTCAAAGTCAGATGTATATAGTTTCGGTATTCTAATCCTAGAAATCCTGACAGGAGAGAAAAACCAACGAAGCCATGTGGATCCATCTGGCCAGCGCTATATTAGTACT GTACGGAACAAATGGTCAAGGATATCGAAAATAATGTCACAGTCTTCATCCCTGGATGCAGATGGCTGCCAACAAGTTGTTAGATGTTTTAAAATTGGGCTAAATTGTGTGGACTTAGATCCACGTAGAAGACCCTTGGCAAGTCAAATAATTAATATGCTTCCATGGGAATGTAAGAAAAATGAAGGAATGCCATCAGAGCTTGTTCCAAAATCTTCAGACGGCAGCTGTACTAGTTCGGCGGTGACCAATCACGTAACACTTGTACAAGTAACACATGCTCATTTCTAA
- the LOC127755212 gene encoding cysteine-rich receptor-like protein kinase 37 isoform X2, whose protein sequence is MARQMRLQQLKDITGNFSKEQELGRGGFGVVYKAILKNGVSVAVKRLEVNPGIQDKQFKNEVNHLLGLKHQNIVQLLGYCDERQERLIYDEYQRKYICAEVQEKLLCYEYMPEGSLDGIIFDQSCGLEWCDCYAIIKGICKGLCYLHEECQRKPIIHLDLKPSNILLDDNLVPKIADFGLSRLFGEEQTRTCTTMVIGSM, encoded by the exons ATGGCCAGGCAGATGCGACTACAACAGCTAAAAGACATCACAGGCAACTTCTCAAAAGAGCAGGAACTTGGTCGTGGTGGATTTGGAGTAGTCTACAAG GCTATTCTTAAAAATGGGGTATCCGTGGCTGTGAAGAGGCTTGAGGTCAATCCTGGAATACAGGACAAACAATTTAAGAACGAGGTTAATCATCTCCTGGGgctaaagcaccaaaacatagtACAATTATTAGGCTACTGTGACGAACGACAAGAGAGATTGATATACGATGAGTACCAACGAAAATACATTTGTGCTGAGGTGCAAGAAAAGTTACTCTGTTACGAGTATATGCCAGAGGGAAGCCTTGATGGGATAATTTTTG ATCAATCTTGTGGTCTTGAATGGTGTGACTGTTATGCAATTATCAAAGGAATATGCAAGGGTCTGTGCTACCTTCATGAGGAATGCCAAAGAAAGCCTATTATTCATTTGGACCTAAAGCCGAGCAATATATTACTGGATGATAACTTGGTGCCAAAAATTGCTGATTTTGGCTTGTCAAGGCTCTTTGGTGAAGAACAAACACGAACTTGTACCACAATGGTTATAGGATCAATGTAG